One Patescibacteria group bacterium genomic region harbors:
- the rpoD gene encoding RNA polymerase sigma factor RpoD — protein MPKKSKAPIESPKDKPVENNDFTVEIDKLIAKGRQQGFVTQQEIQSTVPEAEENVDLLDDLYSKLIDKGIEVTDQKDKLWETEPEEDVESATSEANIKDIADDSVRLYLREIGKIPLITADEEVSLAKRIEKGDKAAKDALAEANMRLVVSIAKKYIGRGLDLLDLIQEGNTGLLRAVEKFDYHKGFKFSTYATWWIRQAITRAIADQARVIRIPVHMVETINKLIRTQRRLTQELGREPLPEELAAEMEIDVDKVNHILKISQDTTSLDAAVGEDEDSSLGDFIKDVDSVSPEEAATYELLKEHIDDTLELLTPREQKILRMRFGLEDGRSHTLEEVGQEFGVTRERIRQIEAKALTKLRKHKDSKRLKDYIS, from the coding sequence ATGCCAAAGAAATCTAAAGCCCCAATCGAAAGCCCTAAAGACAAGCCAGTAGAAAATAATGATTTTACTGTCGAGATAGACAAACTTATCGCAAAGGGTCGACAGCAGGGCTTTGTTACTCAGCAGGAGATCCAGTCGACGGTTCCGGAAGCCGAGGAAAATGTAGATTTGCTCGATGATTTGTACTCCAAACTTATCGACAAAGGTATCGAGGTTACGGATCAAAAGGACAAGCTTTGGGAAACCGAGCCAGAAGAAGATGTTGAGAGCGCTACCAGTGAAGCTAATATAAAAGATATCGCCGACGATTCAGTAAGGCTGTATTTGCGAGAGATAGGTAAGATACCTCTCATCACAGCTGACGAGGAAGTGTCGCTAGCCAAGCGAATTGAAAAGGGCGACAAGGCTGCAAAGGACGCTTTGGCCGAGGCCAATATGCGACTCGTGGTGAGTATTGCCAAAAAATATATCGGCCGTGGGTTGGACCTATTGGATCTTATCCAGGAAGGTAACACAGGGCTACTCAGAGCGGTTGAAAAATTCGACTATCATAAAGGCTTTAAGTTCAGTACCTATGCTACCTGGTGGATTCGCCAGGCTATCACCAGAGCCATTGCCGACCAAGCCAGAGTTATCCGAATCCCAGTACATATGGTAGAAACAATCAATAAGCTTATCCGTACTCAGCGCCGTCTTACCCAAGAACTCGGACGCGAGCCGCTGCCAGAGGAACTAGCTGCAGAAATGGAAATTGATGTCGATAAGGTTAATCACATCCTTAAAATATCCCAAGACACCACGAGTTTGGATGCAGCAGTTGGCGAGGATGAGGATTCCAGCCTTGGAGACTTTATCAAAGATGTGGACTCTGTTAGCCCCGAAGAGGCTGCGACATATGAGTTATTAAAAGAGCATATCGATGACACATTGGAGCTGCTTACTCCTCGAGAGCAAAAGATTCTGCGCATGCGCTTTGGCCTAGAAGATGGACGCAGCCACACCCTCGAAGAGGTCGGGCAGGAGTTCGGTGTAACCCGCGAGCGAATCCGACAAATTGAAGCCAAGGCACTAACAAAGCTTCGTAAGCACAAAGATAGCAAAAGACTCAAGGATTATATTAGCTAG